A single window of Engraulis encrasicolus isolate BLACKSEA-1 chromosome 20, IST_EnEncr_1.0, whole genome shotgun sequence DNA harbors:
- the rps18 gene encoding small ribosomal subunit protein uS13, which produces MSLVIPEKFQHILRVLNTNIDGRRKIAFAITAIKGVGRRYAHVVLRKADIDLTKRAGELTDDEVERVITIMQNPRQYKIPDWFLNRQKDVKDGKYSQVLANSLDNKLREDLERLKKIRAHRGLRHFWGLRVRGQHTKTTGRRGRTVGVSKKK; this is translated from the exons ATG TCTCTGGTCATTCCCGAGAAGTTCCAGCACATTCTTCGTGTTCTGAACACGAACATTGACGGTAGGAGGAAGATCGCCTTCGCCATCACAGCCATCAAG GGTGTTGGCAGACGATATGCCCACGTCGTGCTGAGGAAGGCAGATATCGACCTCACTAAGAGAGCCGGAGAGCTCACCGATGATGAG GTCGAGAGGGTGATCACCATCATGCAGAACCCTCGCCAGTACAAAATCCCCGACTGGTTCCTCAACAGACAGAAGGACGTCAAGGATGGCAAGTACAGTCAG GTTCTTGCCAACAGTCTGGACAACAAACTGAGAGAAGATCTGGAGAGACTGAAGAAAATCAGGGCTCACCGTGGTCTCAGGCACTTCTGGGG TCTGCGTGTGCGTGGCCAGCACACCAAGACCACCGGTCGTCGTGGTCGCACCGTTGGTGTGTCCAAGAAGAAGTAA